The following proteins are encoded in a genomic region of Micromonospora olivasterospora:
- a CDS encoding ABC transporter permease: MKLARDTWLIFQRQMQLLLRNPVWVFVGVFQPVMYLLLFAPLLKPALGAPTQAEAYKIFVPGLLVLLAIFGGMFQGFGLIAELRAGVIERSRVTPVSRVALLLGRALRDVVSLLVQAVIITLLALLFDLRVFIGDLLLAYLMLALIALMTAAVSYGLALKVKSEDALAPLMNTVAQPVLLLSGILLPLTFAPGWLQGIAEWNPFSWAVDGTRALFAGDLGDDKVWQGLTIVAVLAAAGVVWAARQFARSVR; encoded by the coding sequence ATGAAACTCGCCCGCGACACCTGGCTGATCTTCCAGCGCCAGATGCAGCTGCTGCTGCGCAACCCGGTCTGGGTCTTCGTCGGCGTATTCCAGCCGGTGATGTACCTGCTGCTGTTCGCCCCGCTGCTCAAACCGGCGCTGGGCGCGCCGACGCAGGCCGAGGCGTACAAGATCTTCGTGCCCGGCCTCCTCGTGCTGCTGGCCATCTTCGGCGGCATGTTCCAGGGCTTCGGCCTGATCGCCGAGCTGCGCGCCGGGGTGATCGAGCGGTCCCGGGTCACCCCGGTCAGCCGGGTCGCCCTGCTGCTCGGCCGGGCCCTGCGCGACGTGGTGTCGCTGCTCGTCCAGGCCGTCATCATCACCCTGCTCGCCCTGCTGTTCGACCTGCGGGTGTTCATCGGCGACCTGCTGCTGGCGTACCTGATGCTCGCCCTGATCGCGCTGATGACCGCGGCCGTCTCGTACGGCCTCGCGCTCAAGGTCAAGAGCGAGGACGCGCTCGCCCCGCTGATGAACACCGTGGCCCAGCCGGTGCTGCTGCTCTCCGGCATCCTGCTGCCGCTCACCTTCGCCCCCGGCTGGCTCCAGGGCATCGCCGAGTGGAACCCGTTCTCCTGGGCCGTCGACGGCACCAGGGCCCTGTTCGCCGGAGACCTCGGCGACGACAAGGTGTGGCAGGGGCTGACCATCGTCGCCGTGCTGGCCGCCGCCGGCGTCGTCTGGGCCGCCCGCCAGTTCGCCCGCAGCGTCCGCTGA